GATTCAAATCAGGCTTGCTGTGATCATTATGAATGCAGTTCATATAATTGCAGCTCCTTTCTCTGCATAAATCCATAGCTAATAATTCAAATTGTTTAAATAATGACTTTTAGTAATATTTTGAAGCAAGAATTTTTAAGTATTCATGTGATTGattctttctgtttgtgtatCATTGAGTTGGAATGCTGTGGCTCAATTCTTTAATCTCAAAATATGGTTTGAATTTCCCTCATTGTTGAAGAACTGATTTGTTTAAATCAGaattacaggatttttatttttgacaaAGCAACCCTCCATCTATATTCTGTGCATGAATGTTCATCAACAGGGTGAGGCACAGAATACAAACAAACAGCTGAAAGACTGGTTATCCTACTGTTTTAAAAGTCTGAGCTTGCCAGAGTACCTTCATCACTGTAAAATTTGTCTCAAATACCCAAAAGACCAGGACTAGAGAGTGTACAGCTTAACCACTCTGAAAATAGAGCGTGACTGCTGTTTAATACTGCTTGTATCCAAATTGATTGTGTGAGATTAAGTTAGCTAATTCTAGGGATCATTTGTTCCCCCAAGTGTGTGTGTATCCTCCAGATGAAGTTTTAAGCTATTCTGTGATTAATCAGTATACTAATTGGCACTTGGATCAAAAATAAAGTTACTACTGCAGCTGATGTGGTTTTTTGTGTCATATTTTTGCTAAGTTGGAGCTATTGGTGAGTAATCTACTATATGCTAGAGAGCTAAGGCACCTTGCTGCCTGAAGAATTAGGTAGTGCACTGCTCTGCATTACAGCACTTGTATCCTTTTCAGCTTCCATTATTTTCTTGGGGTGGaggatacatatatatataaaaaataaaatcttcttatCTTTTCACAAAAGCAGCCTAAGGCCTTGGCACTCGGGATGCTTCCAGTACAGAGGTATCCTTCCACTGGCAAAGTAGTCCCACACCTGACATACTGGACAGTGTTCTCCAAGTAGAACATAGTGTGCCTTGAGGTAGTAAGGGCAAGCTGGCTGTGGAAACAGAACTGGTATTTACATACACTTGCTTATTTTTCCTATACCCACAGCCCCCAAATAAGCAGGACAGTTTTTGACCTatgttccttttctcttccctgactCCCGTAAGCTGGAAGGATTGTGGTGATTTCCAGAGGTAGCTCACTCACACCTTTAAAAAGGAAGCCTTAGAGCAGAGACCCCTTGCCCCCAGGACCATTACTGTACAGGGAGAGGGGCAGTGGAGCAGGGTGTAGTTCTGCACTAAGGGAGCTGATCTAAGGGAGGCAGGATGAAGGCCAGTCCATCATTCCTAGTAACTTGTGAAGGTGGGAGGCAGTAGTGCCGCTCTGAGCAGCAGGTGGCACTCTCATAACAGCACAGACATAGACTAGAAAGAGTagctttcattttccaaaaataatccTGTATGATTTCCTGATCTTAGAGAAATGTTAACTTCTAGTAaatagcttcccccccccccgactgttGTAAGACATTGAAATAAGAATTTCAGCTGTTTAGTCCTAAAATATTGATTATAAAGAACCAGGGCCAAACCTAGAATTACATTTTGCTGCTGGATAAAGGTAAGGGAAGCTTTCTGGCAGTCTTCTTAATTCTGTCTTTTCAGGCTGTCATCTTTACACTTTTATATAATACTTTGTATTATATAGTACTCCACATAATACCTCCACCCCACATAATAGTGTACGGAAAATTCACAATTAGAATGAAAGTGTAGCTGTTCTGTTAACTTAAAACAACATCAAAATCCACAACCCGTTTACACTGGGAAGGTTATTTCTTGCTGAAATAGTTTGCCTATATAGTTCATTTAAGGTGTATAGTTAGAAACACTTTAATGTATTTACCTTAACTTATTCCTTTCCTGGTATTTACATTTATACTTTAAGTTGAACAAGTGACAATATTAACCCACCTAATTAAAAAGAGCAACTGTCTCCTGTGGAATGGTTCTTCATATGACAAGTCACATCCTAAAGTCACAAGGTGCCACGGCGTGGaagtttttaatgcagtttttccACCATCACCATCAGGTGCTCTGCAGCAGTTCAGTGGTGCTGTTTGTCACAtaacagacatttttttccacatcaaaAGTGAGCTGTAGAAATCTTATAAAAGGGAAGATGGTATAATGCAAAGAATAAATATATCCTCAAACTAAACACTTTTGACTGATCTTCTTTTTCAGTGGTGTTTTACACAAATCGCAAAGATAAAGTAAGGGCATTGTTTTTCTAACCCAGGGAAAAACCACATGCAAAACACCAACTTCAGTTCTAAGCGTTCCTCCAATACAGACTCATATTCCCAAATTGACCAAAATACACTTGGTGTTATTTCACGTCATTATTCATTTCACATCACTTATTTCACATTCATCCCATACCACCACCTTGTGTTGTTGTAGCACCATTTATTATACCTTCAAAGACACTATTCAGTATTGTAGTACAAGTCCCATACCCTCCCCCCAGTATATATACACCCTGTATAACAGGACTTGCTGGGTTTAAGAGGTCTTTAAAGGACTTTGGAACAAgtattacaaaatgaaataagGAGAGAAACTTTCTACAAGTTGTAGAAATACATGGAATCATTCCTTCAGGATTTGTCTGAGAAAAACTAGGGAAAAACATGGTTGCTGAAGTCAGAAAGATACCTGACAAGGCTGGCTGGATAGATACATCCATGTAGGCTATCGTAAGGCAAAGTCTTTGCAACATTTACAGAGAACTGAAAGCACAAGAACTACCAGCAGGAAGAAGGAAGTGAtgtgttttcagttaaaataagtTGTGGATAAAATTTCACTTCGCCTCTGaagaattttgtcctttttcagtAAATCCTTGAGTGATTCTCCTCTGACTATTTACATCCTGCAGAGCTTCAGTGGGAAGTTCTCTGTGATGAGATGGTCATCATGCAGAAGGACAACAATGTTAACTTCAAactctggaagaaggggaaaaaaaaaataaggattacAATATTAATCTGAATCATAGCAGTAGGATGAGAGGGAGGCAGTTCCTGCTGTCAGGCACAGCACTTCACAGGGCTCTTCCAAGCCATTTCAATACCCTGGATTTTCCTGTGGCAGGGATGAACAAGGTACTCCAGGCAGAACCTCACCACAGGCATCCCAGAGCTTGGACCATTCCTAGAGAAACTTGGCTTGTTCTCATCTTTGGGATTCCTCTGGATTCATTTGTGTATCACTGAAAAACTATGACATACAGTCTTCTGGACAAGAGGCAGAGTTCAGACATCtaagattaaaatgttttgggaaagaCACCTCACACCAACACGCATTGTTTAGAAGCACGTAAGTGGAAGAGGTAGGGAACAGACTCCTCTCTGCTGTCAGCATGTAACATAGCCGTAGAATCCTACATTACGCATGGCCTTATGAAATTAAACACCAAAATACAATATACCTGCAaactatgaaaaatgtttttcaaaagaaaatctgctCTTTAGATATTGTATTGTGGTGTTCAAAACCCAAATTGCTGTAAGATCTGTAATCAATCCTAAATGGAGACAGAATACAAAGTCAGGTAGAGTTAATAAATGAAGGGAACCAGAgatcaaaataaactgaaagtaATTGTCCTTTTTTAGAATCTTTGTAACTACATTAAGACTGTTCTTACAGATAAAAGTAGATACTACACTAGCAGTAGCCATTTGTCATGGTAAATACTATTCAATAGCTAGAAATGGCAAAAAGTAGAGAAGAATattacttggggggggggggggcaggggggaatcgCTGTGCACATCAGGTGTAAAAATGCTCTCAGGGGAACAGATAAACAGGTAGGCAGGGCTGAAAAACTAGTTGTGCACACTTGTCCAAGATACACAGCAGAACAGTAGGAGGGGCTTCAGCTGGGAAGGATCCTAAAGGCAGGGACTTGCAGCTTCAATCtgatacaataaaaataaaataataaaaaaaaaagaactaccATCAGATTCCAGCaggatgaagggaagaaaaacaggctAGCAAAGAGAATTTTTGCAGCAATTATTTGAACAAGTGAGGAAAATCCTCAATTGCAGGTGtttgttaatgaaaatgttgGATTTTGGCAACAAGAagcaggaagaagcagctggTATAGACCAAGAAAAGCATAGTCACATACAGCCTAACTTTACTTTTTCTACTTCTGAGTCTGTGCAGCAGAAGAatgggaaacaaaaaggagagggaaTGGAAAGAGGGGTTTCTCACTGGTGATGAAAAGAAGGAAGGGGTCATCTTGGCATATTATTCTTGGGCTATTACTCAAGTGTTTAATCACACGTAAttttttggcagggaaaaaaaattacctgccATTACACTGCTTCTCCTGTCCCTTTACCATGTAATTCTGTTAGTCAGAAGTAGCTTAATAGTTGCACAACTGTTTTTAGTTAGAAGTATTTGGGCTGTATTTTCTCAATCTATTTGAAACACAGCTGACTGCAATCCTGTTCAGGAAACCTCTACAGGGAAACAGCTGCATGTCCTTGGTTCTTCCTGCAGTGCTGACAGCGATTTATCCCGTTACCTGCCAGAAGCTAAAGTGAAACTAGAAACTTATCTCAGATGAAAGATGCCAACACAGCATAAAGCCCTACACACTTACCAACTTTGAAGTTTGTTGTTTCCAGGGTAGGGCAGGTGAACAACCTGGGAAACACCATGTATATAGGAATTGGTAGGCCCCTGCAGACATCCCCATCAGCAATCTgaatattctgtatctctgtggCATCTCTGGCGTAACCTTCCGCGCACCCTGGTGAAAGCGGGAAAttcagagggaggggaggggacgggaggggaggggaagggaaagagagaagagaaagcagtggCCAAAATTTAAACCCAAGACACTGGGGTTGGGGGGAGCGGGGTAAGTGTGGGCAAGACATTTTGCCCTTTGACCTGCAAGTTTTCACATTAGCACTCTGAGTTAAGGATGGTAGAGATTACTTAAATTAATGTTTGGACTGTTCCAcctaaaatgcaaaacaattttttgcaAGTCTTTTTAATTGTATGGCTTTTGACAATCTTTCATATTTAAGCTGAAAGAGTGCAGGTGGTAATTACTGCAGTCAATACACAGTCCGTTTACAGAGCAACTTACCACAGGTTTCCACACGTACTAACTGCAGCTCAATACTTTTGACTGCAGCCTCTGCGTTCTCCACTACCAGCTCCCCTGTTAGTGGCTGTGTAATGATACAGTTTGTAGAACTGAGATGACCTCTGATGAGAAATTTTGGAAGTGAAGCTCTCTGAA
The genomic region above belongs to Mycteria americana isolate JAX WOST 10 ecotype Jacksonville Zoo and Gardens chromosome 1, USCA_MyAme_1.0, whole genome shotgun sequence and contains:
- the VPS26C gene encoding vacuolar protein sorting-associated protein 26C isoform X2, which gives rise to MEGSVNLQLSAKSVGVFEAFYNSVKPIQIINSTIEMVKPGKLPSGKTEIPFEFPLHVKGNKVLYETYHGVFVNIQYTLRCDMRRSLLAKDLTKTCEFIVHSLSQKGKLMPSPVDFTITPETLQNVKERASLPKFLIRGHLSSTNCIITQPLTGELVVENAEAAVKSIELQLVRVETCGCAEGYARDATEIQNIQIADGDVCRGLPIPIYMVFPRLFTCPTLETTNFKVEFEVNIVVLLHDDHLITENFPLKLCRM